The uncultured Pseudodesulfovibrio sp. genome contains the following window.
GGATGCGTCAGGGACGAGTCCGTATGACCGGTTGCGGGAAAAGTTTTTCGGAGGCGCCGAGGCTGAAGTGTCCGGGGAGACCGATGCCGAGTGAACCCGGCCCTTTTCCGAACCGCACCCGCTTTTGAGCGTTTTTGAATCATAGCGTCACTGGATAAACCCCGAAAAGGAGATCTCGCACCGTATGCGTATAGTAATGGGGTCATTGCTGGCTCTGCTCGTCATCCTTTGCGTCCCGACCGCCGGTCTGTGCGGTGGGCTGACTTTTTATACCGCCAACGTGCCGCCCTATACCTATACGGACGAGAGCGGCAGATTTACCGGTTTGTCAGTCGACCTTGACCGGGCCATTCTGGATATGGCGGGAATGCCCGTGAACGACGCCGATATTCGGCACATAAACTGGGCCAGGGCCTACCAGACGGTCCTGACCACCCCGAACACGGCCCTCTTCAGCCTGGCGCGTACACCGGTGCGTGAAGGGCTTTTCAAATGGGTCGGGCCGCTGGCCGTTATCCCCATAGGGTTGATCGCCAGGAAATCCTCCAAACTGACCGTGGACAGGAATACGGATTTGTCCCGCTACAGAATCGCCGTCGTGCGAGGGTCGGCCCCGTCTGATGAGGTCCAGCGTTTATATGGCCTGTCTTCGTCCCAATTGGCCAAGGTATCCAACGCCGCCTCACAGATTCGCATGCTTGAGGCGGGACGGGTGGACATGATCGCTCAGTCCGAAATTCTGGCCTTCACGGTCATACAGGAACTCGGGTTTGATCTGGAAGAATACGAGATGGTTCATGTCCTGGTCAGGGACGATCTCTATATGGCGCTGAATCGGGACGTAGATGATAAGGTGGTCGACAAGCTGCAATCCTGCCTCGATACGTTGCGGAAGACGGAGGCCAACGGGAAAAGCCGCTATTGCGAAATCGTGGGTAAATATTCCCTG
Protein-coding sequences here:
- a CDS encoding transporter substrate-binding domain-containing protein, with protein sequence MRIVMGSLLALLVILCVPTAGLCGGLTFYTANVPPYTYTDESGRFTGLSVDLDRAILDMAGMPVNDADIRHINWARAYQTVLTTPNTALFSLARTPVREGLFKWVGPLAVIPIGLIARKSSKLTVDRNTDLSRYRIAVVRGSAPSDEVQRLYGLSSSQLAKVSNAASQIRMLEAGRVDMIAQSEILAFTVIQELGFDLEEYEMVHVLVRDDLYMALNRDVDDKVVDKLQSCLDTLRKTEANGKSRYCEIVGKYSLDGRLDLSAR